In Fibrobacter sp. UWB2, one DNA window encodes the following:
- a CDS encoding TlpA disulfide reductase family protein has translation MFKRLFSLIVFAAAMGFAQFAPEPQVADIKLMMDPKTEQPMKMDFSTHLSGISDPGIIFAHFSNRPLLIYYFSPKCPHCQKHFPEIQNLIKEYESKGLTGIAIGLNGGIKKNDIRLFIDQYHAVIPVFQDTDSKFGPTYGTGYIPVVYLVQKDGTFYRYETLNEANMNHLRATLNKILKK, from the coding sequence ATGTTTAAACGTCTTTTTAGTCTGATTGTCTTTGCAGCAGCAATGGGTTTTGCCCAGTTTGCACCGGAACCGCAGGTTGCCGATATTAAACTAATGATGGATCCCAAGACCGAGCAGCCCATGAAGATGGACTTTTCGACACACCTCTCGGGCATCAGCGATCCGGGCATTATCTTCGCCCATTTCAGCAACCGTCCGCTGCTCATCTACTATTTCAGCCCGAAGTGCCCGCACTGCCAAAAGCACTTCCCCGAAATCCAGAACCTCATCAAGGAATATGAATCCAAGGGTCTTACGGGTATTGCCATCGGCTTGAACGGCGGCATCAAGAAGAACGACATCCGTCTGTTCATCGACCAATACCACGCAGTCATTCCGGTGTTCCAGGACACGGATAGTAAGTTTGGGCCAACTTATGGCACGGGTTACATCCCGGTGGTCTACCTCGTGCAGAAGGACGGCACGTTCTACCGCTACGAAACACTCAACGAAGCGAACATGAACCATTTGCGCGCTACGCTGAACAAGATTTTGAAGAAGTAA
- a CDS encoding penicillin-binding protein: MNKFGADPLFILKSLVLCTIGVLILQTFDIQVLNRNVYQVKSKSMVTHTKNLYAERGSIMDRNGVVFAESIRDTSDNLGYSRLFLQGSLASQIVGKVGFDGIGNMGMEKIYNDNLRGDEGIRLSIQDVKKHEVYSRSKNVVEARSGLNLVLTIDRNMQEIVEKALKDGVAEFNAKSASAVVVDPVTGEILAMASYPTFDPNSKNQGVDRAAKNEIVSLSYEPGSTFKVITAAAALENNVVSPLKVFANEGKCWQWNPRSEKICDTHIYGDMDMSEAMVQSSNIVFAKIASEVGAVRMHKMARAFGIGERAFDNYAGEESGRLLTPAELTRDDRTLKTMGFGHAVSVTPIQMVMAYAAVANGGKLMRPQIVKEWRNSSGDVVKKVEPMELRRVISEKTAASIRKMLNRVVNSGTAKRVASQKLPDVLFGGKTGTAEKYNHITRSYDRNSQVASFIGLAPSEDTRYVCLVLVDDPQGKHVGGLTAGPIFRRIMEGIYFHPSLSPLAHNLKQVKLGSPCDKDFAGMPVTAAKDYAKKHKCPVRFEGKGLRVISERVDAGLVNGKTLLLGDAVASRMPNLQGLSLRDALEVMGNIRMNVEYTGKGRVVAQEPKAEEALQKGMTCKLTLKEKS, translated from the coding sequence GTGAATAAGTTCGGTGCAGATCCTCTGTTTATCTTGAAGAGCCTTGTGCTTTGCACGATTGGTGTGCTCATTTTGCAGACGTTTGATATCCAGGTTTTAAATCGCAACGTCTATCAGGTAAAATCCAAGTCCATGGTGACGCATACAAAGAACTTGTATGCTGAACGCGGCTCGATTATGGATAGAAACGGCGTCGTGTTCGCCGAAAGCATCCGTGATACGAGCGACAACCTGGGCTATAGCCGCCTGTTCTTGCAGGGCTCGCTTGCTTCGCAGATTGTTGGCAAGGTCGGCTTTGACGGCATTGGCAACATGGGCATGGAAAAGATTTACAACGATAATCTTCGCGGTGACGAAGGCATCCGCCTGAGCATCCAGGACGTGAAAAAGCATGAAGTTTATTCACGTTCCAAAAACGTTGTCGAAGCAAGGTCTGGCCTGAATCTCGTTTTGACGATTGACCGCAACATGCAGGAAATTGTCGAGAAGGCTTTGAAGGATGGCGTTGCTGAATTCAATGCAAAGAGTGCAAGTGCTGTTGTTGTGGACCCTGTTACAGGTGAAATCCTTGCGATGGCGAGCTACCCGACGTTTGACCCGAATTCCAAGAATCAGGGTGTCGATCGCGCCGCAAAGAATGAAATTGTTTCGTTGTCGTATGAACCGGGTTCTACGTTCAAGGTCATTACCGCTGCCGCCGCTCTTGAAAATAACGTAGTGAGCCCGCTGAAGGTCTTTGCAAACGAAGGCAAGTGCTGGCAGTGGAATCCGCGCTCCGAAAAAATTTGCGATACGCACATCTATGGCGATATGGACATGAGCGAAGCCATGGTGCAGTCTTCGAACATCGTGTTTGCAAAGATTGCCTCTGAAGTGGGCGCTGTCCGTATGCATAAGATGGCCCGTGCCTTTGGCATTGGCGAAAGGGCTTTTGACAATTACGCCGGTGAAGAAAGCGGCAGACTTTTGACTCCTGCAGAACTCACTCGCGACGATAGAACTTTAAAGACGATGGGCTTTGGCCATGCTGTTTCTGTGACGCCGATCCAGATGGTGATGGCTTATGCGGCAGTTGCTAATGGCGGTAAGCTGATGCGTCCGCAGATTGTGAAGGAATGGCGCAATTCCAGTGGCGATGTCGTCAAGAAGGTTGAACCGATGGAACTCCGCCGCGTGATTTCGGAAAAGACCGCTGCTTCGATTCGCAAGATGCTCAACCGTGTGGTGAATAGCGGTACGGCAAAGCGCGTCGCTTCGCAGAAGTTGCCCGATGTCTTGTTCGGTGGCAAGACGGGTACGGCTGAAAAGTACAATCACATCACCCGTTCTTATGACCGCAATTCTCAGGTGGCTTCGTTTATTGGACTTGCTCCGTCCGAGGATACCCGCTATGTGTGCCTCGTGCTTGTGGACGACCCGCAAGGGAAGCATGTGGGTGGCCTTACCGCAGGCCCGATTTTCCGCCGCATCATGGAAGGGATTTATTTCCATCCGTCGCTTTCGCCGCTTGCTCATAACTTGAAGCAGGTGAAACTTGGTTCTCCGTGCGATAAGGATTTTGCCGGTATGCCGGTGACTGCCGCCAAGGATTACGCGAAAAAGCACAAGTGCCCGGTCCGCTTTGAAGGCAAGGGACTCCGCGTGATTTCGGAACGCGTGGATGCGGGCCTTGTCAATGGAAAAACGCTTTTGCTCGGCGATGCCGTAGCAAGCAGGATGCCCAACTTGCAGGGACTCTCGCTTAGGGATGCCCTCGAGGTGATGGGAAATATCCGCATGAA
- the rsmH gene encoding 16S rRNA (cytosine(1402)-N(4))-methyltransferase RsmH gives MADNNLRKSVHVNEISEAAVAGVQGREFYHDPVMLKECLEGLNIKPNGTYSDCTLGGGGHSYAIAQELNSEGTLHAFDRDDEAVQFATKRLANVAPKFIVHPVPFSELGNEIEPNTLDGILYDLGISSHQVDDSSRGFTFVGDNPLDLRMDRRESVSAQEWLRNVSEDDFAAALRKNADMDRAFKLATRIKEKVGEITTEGRDVLPSDIKTVVEAVFPDKRRDANSLLARVFQAVRMEVNGELKQIEDSLRAAVDCLKVGGRLVVMSYHSVEDRCVKETAAEFEKACICPENLPVCMCGGNHQRLKKVNRKPILPSAEEINRNSRARSAKLRVYERV, from the coding sequence ATGGCAGATAACAATCTCCGCAAGTCAGTACATGTAAATGAAATTTCGGAAGCCGCGGTCGCAGGAGTTCAAGGGAGAGAATTCTATCACGATCCGGTGATGCTCAAGGAATGCCTTGAAGGCTTGAACATCAAGCCGAACGGCACCTATTCGGACTGCACGCTTGGCGGTGGCGGCCATTCTTACGCTATTGCCCAAGAACTGAATTCCGAAGGGACTCTCCACGCTTTTGACCGCGACGATGAAGCGGTCCAGTTTGCAACGAAGCGCCTTGCTAATGTTGCTCCCAAGTTTATTGTCCATCCGGTTCCGTTTAGCGAACTCGGAAACGAAATCGAACCGAATACACTCGACGGAATCCTTTACGATCTCGGCATCAGCAGCCATCAGGTAGATGACTCTAGCCGTGGTTTTACGTTTGTAGGCGACAATCCGCTCGACCTCCGCATGGACCGTCGCGAAAGCGTCTCTGCCCAGGAATGGCTCCGCAACGTTAGCGAAGACGATTTTGCAGCGGCACTCCGCAAGAATGCCGATATGGACCGTGCGTTCAAGCTTGCGACCCGCATCAAGGAAAAAGTGGGAGAAATTACCACCGAAGGCCGCGATGTGCTCCCGAGCGATATCAAGACCGTTGTCGAGGCCGTGTTCCCGGATAAGCGCCGTGACGCCAATAGTTTGCTTGCCCGCGTGTTCCAGGCTGTCCGCATGGAAGTGAACGGTGAACTCAAGCAGATTGAAGATAGCCTCCGCGCCGCTGTCGATTGCCTCAAGGTGGGCGGCCGCCTCGTGGTGATGAGCTACCACTCTGTCGAAGACCGCTGCGTCAAGGAAACGGCGGCTGAATTTGAAAAAGCATGCATTTGCCCGGAAAACTTGCCGGTTTGCATGTGCGGTGGCAACCACCAGCGTTTAAAGAAAGTGAACCGTAAGCCGATTTTGCCCTCGGCCGAAGAAATCAACAGGAACAGTCGGGCGCGTTCTGCCAAGCTTAGGGTCTATGAAAGAGTATGA
- the fliB gene encoding flagellin lysine-N-methylase, whose translation MILRTPDFYDSFRCIAGKCTDTCCIGWEIDIDETSAKRYAKVKGDFGEKLRQNIEDGHFKLFPGDRCPFLRNDGLCDMICHLGESSLCDICREHPRFVEVYGDIMEKGIGLCCEEGVRLLLESKGGATSPIAFVEREIDDVPDDIPEDAIEARDAIFEERNHLFKILADHSKPLNVRLIELLDYAIETSGLELSEPDDSEVRTNYKISNNIHHQWFEILGKGESYGPAWDTAYKELKERGWQTDTIFTDSDGEKIIAYLLFRYYEKSLFDGNSLTKVEFAIYFWIILQKLGQVFASEANPQAKIDAIKLLSKQTEYSEEIMEIFEQEFMENPAFSPAIFKRILAE comes from the coding sequence ATGATTCTCCGAACACCTGATTTTTACGATTCGTTCCGTTGCATCGCCGGAAAATGCACCGACACCTGCTGCATCGGCTGGGAAATCGACATCGACGAAACTAGCGCCAAACGTTACGCCAAAGTCAAAGGCGATTTTGGAGAAAAACTTCGTCAAAACATCGAAGACGGCCATTTCAAATTGTTCCCCGGCGACCGTTGCCCCTTCTTAAGGAACGACGGGCTCTGCGACATGATTTGCCATCTCGGGGAATCCAGCTTGTGCGATATTTGCCGCGAGCACCCGCGATTCGTCGAAGTCTACGGAGACATCATGGAAAAGGGAATCGGGCTCTGCTGCGAAGAAGGCGTACGCTTACTGCTCGAGAGCAAAGGGGGCGCCACCTCACCCATTGCGTTTGTCGAGCGCGAAATTGACGACGTTCCGGACGATATTCCCGAAGACGCCATTGAAGCCCGCGATGCCATTTTCGAAGAACGTAATCATTTGTTCAAAATTCTAGCAGACCACAGCAAACCGCTGAACGTCCGACTCATCGAGTTATTGGATTACGCCATCGAGACAAGTGGTCTAGAACTGTCCGAACCCGACGATTCCGAAGTTCGCACAAACTATAAAATTTCGAACAACATCCACCACCAGTGGTTCGAAATTCTTGGCAAAGGCGAAAGCTACGGCCCCGCCTGGGACACCGCCTACAAAGAGCTCAAGGAACGTGGCTGGCAAACCGACACGATTTTCACGGACAGCGATGGTGAAAAAATCATCGCCTACTTGCTATTCCGTTACTACGAGAAAAGCCTCTTCGATGGCAACAGCCTCACCAAGGTCGAGTTCGCGATTTACTTCTGGATAATACTTCAAAAGCTCGGACAAGTTTTCGCAAGCGAAGCAAATCCGCAAGCAAAGATTGACGCCATAAAATTACTGAGCAAACAGACTGAATATTCCGAAGAAATCATGGAGATTTTCGAGCAGGAATTCATGGAAAATCCGGCGTTTTCACCCGCCATTTTCAAAAGAATTCTAGCGGAATAA
- a CDS encoding OmpA family protein produces MKKLTLILALAQAAVFAQTGLLGGKTGLHQQDANTLGFFHFRLGTGGTIATDNWGYTRGALFTDQYGRTQELDVWDARMEKGRIDGALAGNFNFAFGLRDDLDIGVSLPIYYDHAKDYSGEAIRAHMGKGGLGDLQFYAKYRTPHFFGPDYMKTAAVVDLTVPTGWRGVGIRPRHAWFLDNEGGPTYAYTANSVMLGLTGVVSVDYNKKGVPLVWNSSLGLMIGFGDASNTLVYSTGVNLEINDYIQPFLEFSGEMRFGNDAYPFSPITDPMVLTPGINVKIPFFNIDFAAGIDIGIGNLVDGYDRKDAMDNCKDFQIKFKGETGYRASYCYVAQPLIAGIAKLTWTFGFDGDDDNDGVKNRKDKCPETFPPIVVDEDGCGIDTDEDKVFDGLDKCPDTPKGVAVDSVGCPLDTDEDTVPDYKDLCPETPKGVKVDSVGCPLDTDEDTVPDYKDQCPETPKGVKVDSVGCPLDSDKDGVFDGPDKCPDTPEGVAVDADGCPLDTDKDGVPDYRDKCPNTLPGIQVNKRGCPLRRKEDLDYLKKGIQFEFDSAKLLKSSYPTLDDIIALLEKIPEVKLEVQGHTDIVGTEDYNQKLSEDRAHSVTDYMESKGIAADRLRAIGFGTRMPLADNVTDEGRAKNRRVELIPFGYYTEGDGTVAAPSDSLLNDSTAVPPPTKSEVKPESKPEVKVKLKANAEKKVRSASKAGLKRLKNMRDRAEKAVVEMKSEAAAAAKPAETPKPVETPKPAETAPAKASAPAPAEKPAQ; encoded by the coding sequence ATGAAAAAACTTACCCTTATACTCGCACTTGCGCAGGCGGCTGTCTTTGCTCAGACCGGCCTCCTGGGGGGTAAAACTGGCCTCCACCAGCAAGATGCGAATACGCTTGGATTTTTTCACTTCCGTTTAGGGACGGGCGGTACAATTGCGACCGATAACTGGGGCTACACCCGTGGCGCCTTGTTTACGGACCAGTATGGTCGTACCCAGGAACTCGATGTGTGGGATGCCCGTATGGAAAAGGGCCGCATTGACGGCGCTTTGGCCGGTAACTTCAACTTTGCGTTTGGCCTCCGTGATGACTTGGATATCGGCGTGAGCCTCCCGATTTACTACGACCACGCAAAGGATTACTCTGGCGAAGCGATTCGCGCTCACATGGGCAAGGGAGGCCTCGGCGACTTGCAGTTCTATGCCAAGTACCGCACGCCGCACTTTTTTGGCCCGGATTACATGAAGACGGCCGCTGTTGTTGATTTGACGGTCCCGACTGGCTGGAGGGGCGTGGGTATCCGCCCGCGTCACGCCTGGTTCCTCGATAACGAGGGTGGCCCGACGTATGCCTACACGGCAAACAGCGTAATGCTCGGCCTTACGGGGGTTGTCTCTGTCGATTACAACAAGAAGGGTGTTCCGCTTGTCTGGAATTCTTCTCTTGGACTCATGATCGGCTTTGGCGATGCCTCGAATACGCTTGTGTATAGCACGGGCGTGAACCTGGAAATCAACGATTACATCCAGCCGTTCCTCGAATTCAGTGGCGAAATGCGCTTTGGCAACGATGCGTATCCGTTCAGTCCGATTACCGACCCGATGGTGCTCACGCCGGGTATCAATGTGAAGATTCCGTTCTTCAACATTGACTTTGCTGCGGGTATCGATATTGGTATTGGTAATCTTGTTGATGGCTACGATCGCAAAGATGCCATGGACAACTGCAAGGATTTCCAGATCAAGTTCAAGGGCGAAACGGGTTACAGAGCTAGCTACTGCTATGTTGCCCAGCCGCTTATTGCCGGTATCGCAAAGCTCACGTGGACGTTTGGCTTTGATGGTGACGACGATAACGATGGTGTAAAGAACCGCAAGGACAAGTGTCCGGAAACGTTCCCGCCGATAGTCGTGGACGAAGACGGCTGCGGCATCGATACGGACGAAGACAAGGTCTTTGACGGTCTTGACAAGTGCCCGGATACGCCGAAGGGTGTCGCCGTGGATTCTGTCGGTTGCCCGCTGGATACGGACGAAGATACGGTCCCGGATTACAAGGATTTGTGCCCCGAAACGCCGAAAGGCGTCAAGGTAGATTCTGTCGGCTGCCCGTTGGATACCGATGAAGATACGGTCCCAGATTACAAGGACCAGTGCCCTGAAACGCCGAAGGGCGTCAAGGTCGATAGCGTCGGTTGCCCGCTCGACAGCGACAAGGACGGCGTCTTTGATGGGCCGGACAAGTGCCCGGATACGCCGGAAGGTGTTGCCGTGGATGCTGACGGTTGCCCGCTCGATACCGATAAGGATGGCGTGCCGGATTACCGCGACAAGTGCCCGAATACGCTCCCGGGAATTCAGGTGAACAAGCGTGGCTGCCCGCTGCGCCGCAAGGAAGACCTGGACTACCTCAAGAAGGGCATCCAGTTCGAATTCGACTCGGCAAAGCTCTTGAAGTCCAGTTACCCGACTTTGGATGACATCATCGCTCTCTTGGAAAAGATTCCGGAAGTGAAGCTTGAAGTCCAGGGCCATACGGATATCGTGGGTACCGAAGACTACAACCAGAAGCTTTCTGAAGACCGTGCCCACTCCGTGACGGATTACATGGAATCGAAGGGAATCGCCGCCGACCGCTTACGCGCTATTGGCTTTGGCACTCGCATGCCGCTTGCTGATAACGTAACGGACGAAGGCCGTGCCAAGAACCGCCGCGTGGAACTCATCCCGTTCGGCTATTACACCGAAGGCGATGGCACTGTGGCTGCTCCGTCTGACTCTCTGCTGAACGACAGCACGGCTGTGCCGCCTCCGACAAAGTCCGAGGTGAAGCCGGAATCCAAGCCCGAAGTGAAGGTGAAGCTCAAGGCCAATGCCGAAAAGAAGGTGAGGTCTGCTTCTAAGGCTGGCCTGAAGCGCTTGAAGAACATGCGCGACAGAGCTGAAAAGGCTGTTGTCGAAATGAAGTCGGAAGCTGCTGCCGCTGCAAAGCCAGCTGAAACGCCGAAGCCGGTTGAAACGCCGAAACCGGCCGAGACTGCTCCGGCAAAGGCGAGTGCGCCTGCTCCTGCGGAAAAGCCTGCGCAGTAG
- a CDS encoding division/cell wall cluster transcriptional repressor MraZ produces MNFTSFIGQAQTAIDGKGRTSFPREFRRQLSASEGNEFVVTRGPDRTLRLFVLPEFEKFMADLDSRSDRRQADLVRRGLCPTVVEMDGQNRILLPKILLEYAGLKDEVLYVQASGKTLELWNPERYNEKYGLQTNEAIDAFDAAFYGEGLTEGDNGR; encoded by the coding sequence ATGAATTTCACTTCTTTCATAGGACAAGCCCAAACGGCGATCGATGGAAAGGGAAGGACCTCCTTCCCTAGGGAATTCCGTCGTCAGCTTTCGGCGTCCGAAGGGAATGAGTTCGTGGTCACCCGTGGCCCGGACCGCACCCTCCGGTTGTTTGTCCTTCCTGAGTTTGAGAAATTCATGGCGGACTTGGACAGCCGGTCCGACCGCCGTCAAGCCGACTTAGTTCGGAGAGGCCTCTGCCCCACAGTCGTGGAGATGGATGGCCAGAATCGCATTTTACTCCCCAAAATATTGCTGGAGTATGCCGGTCTTAAAGACGAAGTTCTTTACGTCCAGGCCAGCGGTAAAACTCTCGAATTATGGAATCCTGAACGTTACAACGAAAAGTATGGCTTACAGACAAATGAAGCTATCGACGCTTTCGATGCCGCGTTCTATGGTGAAGGCTTGACGGAGGGGGATAATGGCAGATAA
- the metF gene encoding methylenetetrahydrofolate reductase [NAD(P)H], whose translation MKIIDILKQDKMSLSFEVFPPKKETSFENVKAATEAIAKLNPAFMSVTYGAGGGVSQYTLEIAKNLKYNFNIPMLAHLTCISSTKETIHQRIEDMKAAGIKNVMALRGDLTPELIANGRGDCDYHHAVELIRELKAADADFCIGAACYPEKHPESPNQAEDIKHLKEKVDAGADFLTTQMVFDNNLFFSFLYKLRDAGVNCPVLPGIMPITNANQVERAIKLSGSFMPQRFKSLVDKFGSDPDAMKQAGIIYATDQIIDLYANGITNVHVYSMNKPDVAEGILKNVSAILGKNFAG comes from the coding sequence ATGAAGATTATCGACATCCTGAAGCAAGACAAGATGAGCCTCTCCTTCGAGGTGTTCCCGCCGAAGAAAGAAACGAGTTTTGAAAACGTTAAAGCAGCCACCGAAGCAATTGCAAAGCTTAACCCCGCATTCATGAGCGTCACATACGGCGCAGGCGGCGGCGTGAGCCAGTACACGCTCGAAATTGCGAAGAATCTCAAGTACAATTTCAACATTCCGATGCTCGCCCACCTCACCTGCATTTCGAGCACCAAGGAAACCATCCACCAGCGCATCGAAGACATGAAGGCCGCCGGCATCAAGAACGTGATGGCCCTCCGTGGCGACCTCACGCCGGAACTCATTGCAAACGGTCGCGGTGATTGCGACTACCACCATGCTGTGGAACTCATCCGCGAACTCAAAGCCGCTGACGCTGATTTTTGCATTGGCGCCGCCTGCTACCCCGAAAAGCACCCGGAAAGTCCAAACCAAGCCGAAGATATCAAGCACCTCAAGGAAAAGGTCGATGCAGGCGCAGACTTCCTCACAACGCAGATGGTCTTCGACAACAACCTTTTCTTCAGCTTCCTTTACAAGCTCCGCGACGCAGGCGTGAACTGCCCGGTGCTCCCCGGCATCATGCCCATCACGAACGCAAACCAGGTCGAACGCGCCATCAAGCTTTCGGGTTCATTCATGCCGCAACGTTTCAAGTCGCTTGTGGACAAGTTCGGTAGCGATCCGGACGCCATGAAGCAGGCTGGCATCATCTACGCCACCGACCAGATCATCGACCTCTATGCCAACGGCATCACAAACGTCCACGTTTATTCCATGAACAAGCCGGACGTCGCCGAAGGCATCCTCAAGAACGTCTCTGCCATCCTCGGCAAGAACTTCGCAGGATAA